The stretch of DNA ATGTTTGTGAAAGGTAAAGAAGAACAAGACCAGCTAGCATAAAGGATTCAAGAATTGAAACTTGTCTAAATCATGCAACAAATGTATtggatgattaaaaaaaaactagttcaCTGCGACGTCTTGGTACCAAGTTTACTTAATGTTGAGTTCAAGTTTTATTACCATAATGTCCATAactattttgataatatatgaACGGTGAAACTGTAAAATAGTAGAGAAACAAAACTGTTTGAGTAGTGGAAACcacaactttttgtttggttagttTTCAGAAATCCGCAATGATGCTTTTCGATTGAGCAAAACAATCATATCAAACAATTCATGCCTCATGTCACAATAACTTCACCATACACTATTTCAGTACGTGATCATCACATCATTAACATCCCTAGATCGTTTTGCACTCCTGAATATCATTGTCATTTGGTACTATCTATATAGTTTGGAAATATAGTTAGAAGGTAGTTAAATCGTAAGATAGCAATTGAAAATTTGATGATTATGGTTGAAAGATGACAACAAGAAAGGGAAATGTGACCACACAGCTTGTGATCAATAGCATTGGATTAAGAAACAAGCCTCGTGCCCTCCcaatcttttccttttttatgcTTCTTTATATACcattgtctttctttttctatcatatataatattattatcagTTTATATTGAATTTGCAAAAGTAAAACCCACGAAACCTTTCCAACTTTAATCTATTGAGCAATTCGACTATAACCCATCATCACCCTTGTCACATTCACAtgttatactttaaaaaatatatatgaatgaattATTTTATCTATGAAATGTAGACGTACTTACACATTTGGTATAGACGTAtagtagtaactagtaagtCCTGAATACACTCAGCGTAAAATTTTAAACACATCATTTGGTATTGGCTTATATATAAATCACAAAAGTAAAAACAGAATAACTTAtatatgaatgatgatgaatctattcaaaaacaagaacaagaagtggCTGTGACGACCACTGAAAGTGATTGATTCAGTCAAGAAGCTTCTTGTTTACGATTGAATAAAGTTGTAATGAACCCACTTCACTCCTTTGACcccatcacttcttcttcttcttctccatattTATCCATCAATTACATTTTTACGAAGACATTTGGCCAAGGTGCAccaccgattttttttttttcactttttgaaaaaagggtttaagtgaaaaagaaagttttttttttctccccgCAAAAGCAAAAAGCATGTAAAGCTGTCACAACACAGGAATATAAAAGCCTAacaagaaattttttataaagaagaataattttataaatccaGACATAAAAAGCTGAACCCTTCCCATTGAGAGATCgatccaaaaaaaccaaaacccaagaaaaacaaaaagctatGATCAAAGGAAGCAATGGAAACAgaggatcttcttcttctggttacTCTGCAGATTTGTTGGTTTGTTTCCCTTCTAGAGCCCACTTAGCTCTTACTCCTAAGCCCATTTGTAGCCCATCTCGTCCTTCCGACTCCTCCACTAACCGTCGTCCCCACCACCGTCGCCAGCTAAGTAAACTCTCcggcggcggtggaggaggaggacatGGGAGTCCTGCTTTATGGGCTAAACAAGCGAGCAGTACGAACATGGGTGGTAGTGACGAAATAGCTGAACCTACATCGCCTAAAGTCACTTGCGCCGGTCAGATCAAAGTCCGGCCGAGCAAATGCGGCGGAGGAAAAGGAAAGAATTGGCAATCGGTGATGGAAGAGATCGAGAGGATACATGATAGTAGATCGCAAAGCAAGTTTTTAGGGTTGAAGAAAGATGTGATGGGTTTCTTGACTTGTCTCAGAAACATCAGATTCGACTTCAGGTGTTTTGGTGATTTCCGACATGCTGATGTCACAAGcgacgacgaagatgatgatgaagatgaggaaggagaaggagaagaagaaggagaagaagagaactcaaagaaTGTTTTCTCCAAATGGTTTATGGTTTTACAAGAGGAACAGAGCAACAACAACGACGAcgacaagaacaacaagtgtGACGCCGTAGATGGTGATGAGAAGAAACGCGATCTTGAAAAGTCAGACGCAGAACCGGCGGTTCCGCCACCAAACGCGCTTTTGCTTATGCGGTGTAGATCAGCTCCTGCGAAGAGTTGGTTAGAAGAGAGAATGaaagcaaaaacagagcaagataacagagaagaagaagaagaagaagaagaagaagaagaagaaacagaggatcaaGAAACGAatacgaagaagacgaagaaagattTGAGATCACtaatggaggaagagaagatgGAACTGGTGTTGATGAGATACAATACTGAGTTTTACAGACTCTCTTCAGACATCGCTAAGGAAACTTGGGTTGTCGGCGGGATTCAAGATCCTCTGTCTCGGAGTCGAAGCTGgaaaagctgattttttttttttacatatccacCGTTACTCATCATTAATCATcgtattttaaaatctaattaagcGTTTTTTACAATCCTATCATTTTGATTAtctgttaattatttttgatactgtttttttttttggtttcttgagaGTTTCCATGGTTCCTCTGTTTTGTATCtcaaaagggtttttttttttgtttaccttctTTGTTTCGTGTGTTTCATCACAACGTTTGTAATGTAATGCAAATATGTACAGAGGCTTTTATATGTTACACGAAGTTTcttaatatatcatttttttgtattatatgttTTCCTTGATAATACGTTCTTTTTGTAAACCATAGAGGAGTTTAACGAAGTTTcttaatatatcatttttttgtattatatgttTTCCTTGATAATACGTTCTTTTTGTAAACCATAGAGGagtttaatataataaaaatcaaatgaaaacaaacatTTCATTTTGCTTGCTATGTCACGAGTTCAATCCTAATATAAAACCAAACTGAaggttatattatatatactttgaaCACGGCAAGCAATAACAAGCAAGTTAGAGCAAGTTTATTGGAGGTTCAtataaggggagttcttaatttttttatgaattaattgtgtactgtttggaatataagaacccatgatctcttagataaaattttctcttttattggtaggCTCTTATTTtaggtctcttatttttgaaaatattgttttttaaaattttaaatagaatagaagtggtataaatgtgtaaacatttaagattttataaaattaaaaaatattccatttttattaattttcaaacatacaaaacataataaaacattaatacatattacaacagaagtgcaatttataaatgaagaaaatgattaattttaatactaattagcTCCAAtttttgcccaaatattctcaatcaaatcattTTGCAAGCAAACTCAAAGACAAAACTCAAAGATGTGTAGAAAAAACatttcatatacataattaacATAGACAGAATCAAGCTAACTTCACCAAGTGACTTGTTGCTTTCTTCACCAAGATTATAACCCGCTCAGGGATGATGTCTTGGCCAATGAGCAACCTCGAGACTAGGTTTGACCGTTCAGGAGATACAGGAAGCTGAACAGAGACGAGGGGGGAAGTTCAGGTTTCTGGTTAGAGAATATGATGAAAGGAGATGGAAATGTTTCGGGTGGCTGAACACAGCTGTTAAGATCTTCTTGGAAGAATCTTGAAGGTGGAGGATTCTGAGTAAGTACATCTCACAAACATGTACCAAGAAACGGAACCAAGATGCAGTTAGGTAATGCAACAGGAACTTCAAAATAACTCATCTACATTGTGTGTATACATTAACTACAAGAGTTGACAATCATCGAATCACAGATCTTGATTAAATAAAGATAACCATGAGAATCAGATAAACAACAATGACACGTAAACCCCAAATCAGGTGATGCAAACATAAACAGTTCTTTGATTCTGATCAATCCGATCATGAAAGCACCAATATGAAAGAGATCAACTATAAACAGTCACATGATCAAATATCTTATACTCCAAACATACGAATCAAACATACGAACCAAACATACNNNNNNNNNNNNNNNNNNNNNNNNNNNNNNNNNNNNNNNNNNNNNNNNNNNNNNNNNNNNNNNNNNNNNNNNNNNNNNNNNNNNNNNNNNNNNNNNNNNNNNNNNNNNNNNNNNNNNNNNNNNNNNNNNNNNNNNNNNNNNNNNNNNNNNNNNNNNNNNNNNNNNNNNNNNNNNNNNNNNNNNNNNNNNNNNNNNNNNNNNNNNNNNNNNNNNNNNNNNNNNNNNNNNNNNNNNNNNNNNNNNNNNNNNNNNNNNNNNNNNNNNNNNNNNNNNNNNNNNNNNNNNNNNNNNNNNNNNNNNNNNNNNNNNNNNNNNNNNNNNNNNNNNNNNNNNNNNNNNNNNNNNNNNNNNNNNNNNNNNNNNNNNNNNNNNNNNNNNNNNNNNNNNNNNNNNNNNNNNNNNNNNNNNNNNNNNNNNNNNNNNNNNNNNNNNNNNNNNNNNNNNNNNNNNNNNNNNNNNNNNNNNNNNNNNNNNNNNNNNNNNNNNNNNNNNNNNNNNNNNNNNNNNNNNNNNNNNNNNNNNNNNNNNNNNNNNNNNNNNNNNNNNNNNNNNNNNNNNNNNNNNNNNNNNNNNNNNNNNNNNNNNNNNNNNNNNNNNNNNNNNNNNNNNNNNNNNNNNNNNNNNNNNNNNNNNNNNNNNNNNNNNNNNNNNNNNNNNNNNNNNNNNNNNNNNNNNNNNNNNNNNNNNNNNNNNNNNNNNNNNNNNNNNNNNNNNNNNNNNNNNNNNNNNNNNNNNNNNNNNNNNNNNNNNNNNNNNNNNNNNNNNNNNNNNNNNNNNNNNNNNNNNNNNNNNNNNNNNNNNNNNNNNNNNNNNNNNNNNNNNNNNNNNNNNNNNNNNNNNNNNNNNNNNNNNNNNNNNNNNNNNNNNNNNNNNNNNNNNNNNNNNNNNNNNNNNNNNNNNNNNNNNNNNNNNNNNNNNNNNNNNNNNNNNNNNNNNNNNNNNNNNNNNNNNNNNNNNNNNNNNNNNNNNNNNNNNNNNNNNNNNNNNNNNNNNNNNNNNNNNNNNNNNNNNNNNNNNNNNNNNNNNNNNNNNNNNNNNNNNNNNNNNNNNNNNNNNNNNNNNNNNNNNNNNNNNNNNNNNNNNNNNNNNNNNNNNNNNNNNNNNNNNNNNNNNNNNNNNNNNNNNNNNNNNNNNNNNNNNNNNNNNNNNNNNNNNNNNNNNNNNNNNNNNNNNNNNNNNNNNNNNNNNNNNNNNNNNNNNNNNNNNNNNNNNNNNNNNNNNNNNNNNNNNNNNNNNNNNNNNNNNNNNNNNNNNNNNNNNNNNNNNNNNNNNNNNNNNNNNNNNNNNNNNNNNNNNNNNNNNNNNNNNNNNNNNNNNNNNNNNNNNNNNNNNNNNNNNNNNNNNNNNNNNNNNNNNNNNNNNNNNNNNNNNNNNNNNNNNNNNNNNNNNNNNNNNNNNNNNNNNNNNNNNNNNNNNNNNNNNNNNNNNNNNNNNNNNNNNNNNNNNNNNNNNNNNNNNNNNNNNNNNNNNNNNNNNNNNNNNNNNNNNNNNNNNNNNNNNNNNNNNNNNNNNNNNNNNNNNNNNNNNNNNNNNNNNNNNNNNNNNNNNNNNNNNNNNNNNNNNNNNNNNNNNNNNNNNNNNNNNNNNNNNNNNNNNNNNNNNNNNNNNNNNNNNNNNNNNNNNNNNNNNNNNNNNNNNNNNNNNNNNNNNNNNNNNNNNNNNNNNNNNNNNNNNNNNNNNNNNNNNNNNNNNNNNNNNNNNNNNNNNNNNNNNNNNNNNNNNNNNNNNNNNNNNNNNNNNNNNNNNNNNNNNNNNNNNNNNNNNNNNNNNNNNNNNNNNNNNNNNNNNNNNNNNNNNNNNNNNNNNNNNNNNNNNNNNNNNNNNNNNNNNNNNNNNNNNNNNNNNNNNNNNNNNNNNNNNNNNNNNNNNNNNNNNNNNNNNNNNNNNNNNNNNNNNNNNNNNNNNNNNNNNNNNNNNNNNNNNNNNNNNNNNNNNNNNNNNNNNNNNNNNNNNNNNNNNNNNNNNN from Camelina sativa cultivar DH55 chromosome 9, Cs, whole genome shotgun sequence encodes:
- the LOC104713489 gene encoding ABC transporter F family member 4, whose protein sequence is MIKGSNGNRGSSSSGYSADLLVCFPSRAHLALTPKPICSPSRPSDSSTNRRPHHRRQLSKLSGGGGGGGHGSPALWAKQASSTNMGGSDEIAEPTSPKVTCAGQIKVRPSKCGGGKGKNWQSVMEEIERIHDSRSQSKFLGLKKDVMGFLTCLRNIRFDFRCFGDFRHADVTSDDEDDDEDEEGEGEEEGEEENSKNVFSKWFMVLQEEQSNNNDDDKNNKCDAVDGDEKKRDLEKSDAEPAVPPPNALLLMRCRSAPAKSWLEERMKAKTEQDNREEEEEEEEEEEETEDQETNTKKTKKDLRSLMEEEKMELVLMRYNTEFYRLSSDIAKETWVVGGIQDPLSRSRSWKS